In the Silene latifolia isolate original U9 population chromosome 1, ASM4854445v1, whole genome shotgun sequence genome, CATCGCATAAAAAGTAAGTCTATAAAACGGGCTTAAAAATTATTTTAGGGTAATACCAAAGCCTAATGAAGAGTTTTGATTCttagtacctaagagggggagggggtgaattaggtattATTTAAAATTTTCCAAATTAATCTTTATTGATTAAAGTAAGTTGAATGTCAATGTTGGATAAAACTAAAAGCATTAAACATATCCCTCTCATATACTGGCAGAGTTCAACTGATCAACTTTATCATTTTTGGCATAGACACTTTCTGGTGTGCTAGTATTCTACTCCTCCTTGGAGTTATCAAGGCCATTAACAAACTTTGTAAGAACTATTTCTGGGCTATAATGGAAGGCAGTAGGAAGATGGTGTATAAAAGCTGGACTGCAGTATGTTCTCCCTGGCTAGAGGGTGGTTTTAATGTCAAGGAACTACTTTCCTGGAATAAAGCTTTGTTATCACGGTGGATCTTGAAACTAGCTCATGCAACTACTGAAGGTGGGCTCTGGCATAATTGGATATCAACTTATCTGCTTAAGAGTGACACCATATGGACTGTTCAATGCAAAGATAGTCACCCTGAGAGTTTCAAAAACATTTTGAGAGTGAGAGATTACTGGTTGCAGTTGGCTGGTACTGCTGACAGGGCTGTTGCAAGTCTCTTAGAAAGCCCTGCAGCTGGCAAATTTAATGTTTCCAAAGCTTATGAGCAGCTCAGATCAAAGAATAGAAGAAAAGTATGGATCAGAAGTATGACTGGAATAGAGATTTTCCCTTATCATAGAATAATCACCCTGTTAGCTGCATCTAAACAGCTTGCTACAATAAATAATATCATTAAGAGAGGTCTTCCTCTGGTTAATAAATGCAGCATGTGTAAGCAGCATGCTGAAACTCATCACCATTTGTTTTTCAGATGCCCTTACTCCAATAGCATTCTGGAAAGTATGCTTGCCTGGATGAATATCCCCTGGGTAGGCATTGACCTTGTTTCTGCTTTCCAATGGACTGCCAAACAGAAGCACATGAGGCACTGGAAGTCAAAATGGCTCAGGTGTAGCCTAGCTGCTACTGTCTACTTCATTTGGAAGGAAGAAATGTAGGttcattaatctcataaatttacatattcatatatgaattaatttatttagtcataaaataaatgctagatcttatgcatgcaaactaaaacaagataagagaagaaatcgtctatcttactttgggatttcggattaaaaggacaccaacaaattcacctatttgttagttcttgagcttcattataatggatgaacaaaggtacaaattagaatctctcccaaaagcatatacccaaggaaatcctttaataacttatattattatgaactagtaatcatatatgtcttacttaaaatttgacacaaaaatattttgtatttgctcttgaatattttcggtcaagaggagagatttgtgagattttatttctctaaatttttccaaattgtagagagaataagtattttctaacactagaaaatataTGTTAAAGTAGTTAATAAatgatagaggaaaaaccctctatcTTTCTctttagaaaaccggtggggaggggaagaaagagccaatgcatgagcttgtgttcttctcaagatcaactaggtttgcatggctaagactatgggtaatcattgtgtttttcacttaaaaaataattaacacaatatcaaccataatcccctccaatttcggcacatatataaaatgggaggtccattttatttcgtcatttgtcaattgtaacatatgtgacatgttacttgacatatgaaattgtaatgtatttttatcatattaaaaatcaacatactcataaaatatgtcatatacaaaattgactagtaattcgtaattacttgtgccaaaacggtttatcaaattataaattacaacgtcttgtatttataataaattattcattcaattcaattgtttcgtaaacaataattttatctaagtaataaaacaattcgattacttagaccgtatctaatttaatcgaattataataagacacgttaatctcactcacaaatcatccgtcaattttaaacaatttatttaactcgtatcggcatacgattaattaaataatcaattaagggtatttcactataggtatgacctaaggggatcaactgatcaccaccgtcgcacgacagtaatgtcaaactctagtcagccaatcattaccgatatgtgtggaccagttgactgtaaaatattacatcccacatgtattcttaaaatgagatttaaacatgtgatcatcatgatcgacagttgtgatcgcattattgtcggaggacacatattccaacaatctcccacttgtcctcgacaagtgtgcgtcaccaattctcttgtcctattactatctcccactcaatgcaaggtgtctttcagttcgtacttgcaagtgatcatatcgagtgtggtttcctcgatctggagaataactgattgaccgaaattatatactatagataccttccgagcgtggccacgcatttccagttcattactcctcgagtggccctgagatattgttataaccctgacaaggggtggacaattcctattgcactattcccttcgactagccacaaccatcataacccaaaatatgcctattAGACCCCATtgacgaaggtcgtagtaacataaataaaagttaatctgaaactgtgccaccttaggcgaacagtctttagtcaaaagaatcgactcattagaatactatagtagctcttgccacgaccaggctatataaatttgccagaactctataagcggtcattagcccaacaaggtgttcctaacagtctgcctatttgatcgactagtcatctcacatgactccatggcacttgaacttgccatcaatcgcatcacactctagtcacttcgagacgtcacctcatgtaagtgacaaTGGGCGAAtataatgctaatccgtgttcactttaacagggttcaattgtctttacaacccatttggatgtaacaaagtatgaggtgagttaataataactccaacgacaaatgtggacatcacattcgagtagtcaataccatattaccaccttgtgatgtatattgtaagtgtgtaaacactagtcctttgcaacatgagtttaacacaccatgtgtccatgtgttcaaactcttgaattggaTTCTCCTTTATTCtcatgtttgtcttacatagcatgaatctcaccaagtacatatctagtttcccaaactaggtttaagttctttactttgagagaactttcttgttgtttatcacataacaaacgaattatggtggacgacataactcacactagtcaagtgttcttccaactcataatgtaccaggtatatgttttgtaggatcttgcaacaattgtcaagatgattagcttaACACTTCTCATAggtcctagcaaatttgaaaaaatactagttttgagtaacttcttactataacctagtatcttttcaaacttcttatttctctttttagcttaaatagcttaggattttcataaatccttacgcgttttcgaacttcaatatgtgcaacttcttatcacataacagagtgttatgtcaaacactagaatagctcattagttcttctcgagaattcatgacgattcttctatagcttaccaatgactcatcatgctcttaagcatatgattcattataggacatgtgcatgattattctaatggcggaaacattagtaatctttaatcatgtgatcaaccattcttaggttcaatgaatgaccatgattgcttatggtaattctattttcatcgatatgaataacctacgtttctcgtttatctgatgtgcatatctcaatgcctatccaacatcccatgatgtgattggattcatcttagtccattttcatccagaattgaaaactcaaatacttctttgtgaaagatagtactagctcgtcattctcaatgagtaatgagttataaattttacaagatgattgctcccactaaatttcatgtcttcacatgataatttcaaactcccactcaatttccacatgtttcgtatttgactactcaatcgaaacatttcaagaattgaaatacatattgctttgccaagttattaagataaaaccgtatatgttcccagcatatcttttcaaaatacctattttgaaaaggtttcaatcttaaatttatggaaagagattttaatctataactcattcatttttataatgatgcgtagcaatgtcattatttaaaagtgaaatcccatttagttcacgtccttctcaaaatacccttttcggaaggaggtttaaccatttcattttcataatgaggttaagtaatgacactagcgtggttaacaattaacttagctcttgtagacatcggcatatctttctttgcaacttttaatcataaatctcattatattcaaggatgcaactttgtttcatttaggctcttaagtaaatatcaatattgaaactcttattTATATGTAGGTCAtagactagccaaatctcttgttgacacttttctttagtcattttctttcaaaactttcttttggtctcctcgtgtagttatcttaagaacatattcttttgattacttcacttggtctcttttgtcatgtagatctcatctattcgagaccatagatctcatctattcatttATACTATCTaatttggtatacaaatcattctttctttcgtagatctcatttacttaagcatacaaattattctttgtattctttgtgtcttcatttttctctcactctatctttagaataaatacactagatattcaaagatagcatatgagacacaaataatgattttgaagtagaaggaggattatctcattgattgactaatagattttagatttgatgagtgtacttggtaatcgacattcctttaggagagttcatcaactcaacatcactttataattgatcatacacaagcctcaagcttgtggacatataataaaTCCCATTATTATAATtttctattggatcactttaagtagatgatcatatgtttctatgtgcaagcatataaagacgaatttttagaacaaacgaaTACGATAAAATGGGTGACCTCGgctgcaagccaagccaccataattcaaaatacaaccattgtttagaaaggatcaaccatttccatgtcgaacacgaaaatcaaaatagttctaaaatacataacattaaaataaagacaataataaaagtcaagcttcattggtagctactcctagctccttcatgatttctcaagcttgcttctcttttcccttgtctttgcttggaggaggccctatttacaataaaaaggggatatattatcacaactttgtatcaaaataccatagttgaattagaaacattaAAGAAAGGATAGgaatttacctactggagtgatctttccagctttgatgtcaccaagatacttggaacaattcctcttccaatgtccaacaccattacaataatggcatttatcaagaggacccttcttggttttggaagtgctagttttaaaagtcttagccttggtggacatgggtgatacctgtcgatgtgagtatcaaaaataatatttataatttccaaactacaactagcaagcggtagtaagggtcgatccgcagggaggtagggagttctaattgtcttaattttagtctaagatTGGGGGTCTTGGTTGAATTATAACTAAGTCTAAATggaaaaataaataagcaagtaataaaaatgggtgtaaacaaatgataaaaaggagctaagatggtcggttcactatagctgtgaTGGCACATGATCCTAGGTatgtccgaaatacagtcgtgtaggatgggtataacatgtcctctcggtccaagttaactagtagctcctttcggcctatgctactagtccctaggtctcactaatactagctctcgccctgaaaagtgattcctaaagcctaaattacttatatTTCGAtattagcaatttagtcgtcttaattcattaattaatgccctccactatctctcgatctacgggttggtcaaaactaagcatctaacaagtctcctctcggtctcattgttaaatattgcacttaacaaatcaaacgatgctaatcagacacgggTCTGGTCGATCAACTAACtacctcagtcgaccgaccacacgacatagtcgatcgaccagttaagccagtcgatcgaccatgccctaattcggggtcacctattctgtgccatctacgctatagctcccctacatcttagcaaagggtacttagctactcatatggatgataataacaacaacgaaTTCGATGAAAACTATAaaggaaaacatgattaaaattaTTAAGCAATAATAACGCAATAAAGCAATTGAGGTTTCgggatctaactagcaatttctagactaaataaagcaaataaaggtaaACTGTAAATTAAAGAACAAGAATTACCGAGACCAGGAAAGATGAATAAGATCCGGAAGCAATGAACTTTATTAGGAATGCTAAAATTATGAACTAGGTATGATAAATCCAAATCCCTAATACAAATtaatgaatgaatgatgaataattGAATGTCTCTAAAGCAGcaggaagagttacgttatatagaagtatTACGTAAAACTcttcttaaaacctaattacaaatgggcttagattaaaaatcttttaattcccgtcagGTTGcacaagcggtcgatcgaccataggcatcagtcgatcgaccaaaggtcgaGATTATCAGAAGCTTCTGATTTGGAAATAAAACTTGTTCGTCAGCtcacgtggtcgatcgaccaagggacaCAGCCGATTGACTGACTGCTCCTCCTGCAGTCAACTGTTCAGCATTtcgacagtctatagaccacgtaggtcagtctatagactactgtagctggtaatccgcttctgaaactctcgcaaatatatctttcaggccttgccacgcgcaccaagttcatttcccgaGTCAAATCTCCATGTCAAATCCCATGCCacgcacttagggacggattcggctcgatttccgctggattcttcacatttctgcaatattacacaaaaacacgaaagtagacaaaaaaaagggaatatagtagaataaactacacatttgagctctgaaatgcatgtaaaaaagggtgtaaaatatcatattttagacacgcatcaaacttccccaaaccaaacccttgcttgtccccaagcaagaactagacacGATCCTAGGACCTAACTGGAAcaatttcaatctcagagcgaaatgcaaactgtaaagcctaaaccagtttaatgcaacaactaacaatcaattagcaatatgaatcatgcaaacgagttatgaagtcgttaaaaaccgctgaaccgtcaactatatagacttatcattatggactctcacgggtcgctcaaatcacacataagcacaggtgaatatatgtaaagatagaaagaagtaatttggtaatgacactcacctaactacgacctataagaacatgcctgcaatctaatatgaaaagaatctctacaaccgtacgtatgcattccaaccaaagaaatgaccatgacacaagccgaggtaaatatggatatgtgaggtaatgggtaagaaggggctaagataaatttggataaacgagttaaagccaagctagtaacttactaaacaccaaattataacaacatccaactttcTTACTCAAGATtcaacaataaaaccggtgctaatgactagcactaatctcacaatctccaataataactgtaattccccaaatgatattaAATTGCGACATGGgaatataaaatcaccaactaatgaagattcaatcatgtaattttttttctttcgctactgcagcaagcagtcgatagaccaagtgggacggtcgatcgactgatgctctTTTCGaattcttgttttcttttttttctcttttttctttcaacatttcaccaacatattctcaacacgagacataaaaacaaaaatgcaataaaatattcccgaacgactaccaacactagctcagcaagggtaggctaaatatggaatgtagcttatgggacaaaaaaaggcaaatttggcttttgtggggcttatgggtaaaatgaataaaagggaacctcttccacatgtgtcaacaaaccaccaaccgaatgcatacaggtattaagcagattaagttcatatttatgcatattgatataacatgtctcataaggagtaactactcacaatcctaaataaaccggtcatgaacgccaccagttataagctctaaacctcagaagtataagtagtttgccaaaaatctgtaacaccctcatttatttaaggacctgaactaggactcctcagataaatgacggtgttaccatctcggaaacccgaggcagtagataacaaagggaagaaaacacagtactttattaaaatgtttatagtgagattacaactggaaataaaacaaagtctcaaaatacgaccaaaagataaagtctgataaaactactaaaaagactaaggtgggctaggcactaagtcggtcatccaagctctcttcccggccagctcccgcCGTCTCTCGAAATACTGTCAATCTGCtcaccaataattggatcatcacaaagcgtacacgaatacacgggtcaCCCGCGAAGgcgagtaggtaatacaataaaacAAAGAACATAATACACATGCTcgtccatcaccaccaccgccatcacaactcataacccggacaacccagccataccgatccccggtagactatacatcgaccgtagccgatctgccagctcgcagctgaggacaccagggcaagtcctgcagaacccgcctgggccttatcaccacaccacaccatactcacctccacctccaccaactccgatGCAATAATATATTAAAACAGTTCAACGATAAtacttaacggaattaaatcagacaatcatattataacatgtaaatcaccgattcagtcaatccagtcacatagtactatatcaagtccagtgtattcccctacctcaaatagcggtaataagctaactgcagatcagaagtactccacccgaaactcgccacctaaacatatacataacataattaattcacttaactattcccgttcccatactcaacagtcactataagtagaaactttcccaaattagaagttactaaaaatataagttacccaaaatagaaagtttcctaaaatgggaagtttccaaaatagcaattaccaaaaatagcaggttactaaaaatagtaaccttcccgaaataaaatcccgactcaaagccTAAATATATTATTCCGTCATCGCTACTTAATATTGACTTAATAACTAAAactaataatagaaataatagaaataatagtAATATACATATTTTCCGACTTACTAAAATAGAAACCATAACAAAATTACCCAAAAACAATAACTCAACCCGACACACAAACACACCCCCTTCAACCCGACACAACTCACTCCAAAAGCCACCAGCCCTCACCGACCACCGGGCCTCGACACTGTGTCCGGCCTGGTcacctccaaccaccaccaacgtggtcgacccacgccggtggtcgaaccaccaccaccaacaccctctGTTTGCAACCCTGCCGCCACAAAACGCCACAACAGGCCCCTTTTCTGACTCGCCTGCCACCACGACACATCCCTGccaccttaccaaccaccacccttgacaccaccgtcgaacggcgactctgacacacgtggcaccaccgattcgacctcccccgagtccacggtggtgccacccctttaCCCCATgtctgaaatgaaacaaaaaccaCCCATATCAACCCCGACAACTAATCACCATCACTGCAACCACCAACAGCGACGACAACCACTCAACCTACCACCACACGACTCGACTCACCACCAGCAACCCATCCCACACCCCGACGACTGCTACAACAGTCCCTAAACGACGTACAACTCAGATCAAACTAGCGTGACAGAAATGAAAACAGGGAaccttacctatgacggccgtcgatCTGTGCTATTCCGGCAAGTACAACCACCCTCGTCCACCAGCAACGGCTTCCCtagactcacggcagaccctactccctccacactcaccggcgtgcgctcGTTGGCTGTAAAAGAGGATTGCGGAGTGGAAGAAAAggggttgatgatgatgatgtgcaaAATGACGGTAGGAAGGGGGATTGGGTTTTAAGGTTGAATTAGGGTTTTgttttagggttttggtgaggtaaaaaggtaaatgggtaagtgggtaaatgggttataacactttgacccaaaatgccacctaaaactataaacccgactcatcttacaatatgaatcaattaattacctttacgcttttaccattaccataataacatgatttaattacctttacgctactattaaataataatatctcgctcaatcgataataaaatacggggtattacagtctccctcccttaaaatgaacttcgtcccgaagatCGCTCCCATACCAAACATGTCATCCGAATATAAAGACATCCCGTATAACTAACACATTCAAACACATAACTAGACTACATAAACACGAAACGTTACATTCTAccttcctaaaaagaaagttacgtcccgtaacttacctcaagtGAACAGATGTGGATAACTCTCTCTCATTGCGGCCTCGGTTTCCCAGGTAGCCTCCTCTGCCTTATGATTAGTCCACAACACCTTCACTAATGCAGTCTCTGCGTGCCTGGTGTTTCTAACTTTCCTGTCCAAAATCTCCTTAGGTGTCTCGATGTAGGTCAACTGCTcgtccacctcgaccacatcatggctcaaaatatgcgaagggtcactcaaatacctccgcaactgagaaacatggaagacattatgtaccCTGGCTAAAGCTGGTGGTAGGGCTAGCCGATATGCCACCTCTTCAACTCTatccaagatctcatatggcccaataaacttctggctcaacttcccccgtttcccgaatctcatcactcccttcatcggAGACACTCTAAGAAGTACTTTCTCTCCCACCTGGAAAGAAATGTCGCTTCTCCTAGCGTCAGCATAGCTCTTCTGCCGGTCCTGGGcagctgtagatacccgtatccgtcgatattggaatttatagagaacccgacaaacacccgatgatgataggacacatgtattctttggttgtcattgtcattatttggagctcgttttacgaggtagaatgggcgtcgtcgatgaagtattctattaatttaaatgatatttaaattaatgtttttagtgggttcattttgttattttaaatgatatttaaaattaatgtgttttttgagtgaattcatttttatttagtttaaatgatatttaaattaaagctttattttgaatttattttcttaagtttattttattgaaaataaaataaatatttgatttgaaaaatcattttatgagtatatttgatttgaaaagtcatttattttaatttattatttggtttgaaaaatcgattttaaaagcgaagaactcgtttttaaccgtgtgttttgagctcgat is a window encoding:
- the LOC141650096 gene encoding uncharacterized protein LOC141650096; protein product: MEGSRKMVYKSWTAVCSPWLEGGFNVKELLSWNKALLSRWILKLAHATTEGGLWHNWISTYLLKSDTIWTVQCKDSHPESFKNILRVRDYWLQLAGTADRAVASLLESPAAGKFNVSKAYEQLRSKNRRKVWIRSMTGIEIFPYHRIITLLAASKQLATINNIIKRGLPLVNKCSMCKQHAETHHHLFFRCPYSNSILESMLAWMNIPWVGIDLVSAFQWTAKQKHMRHWKSKWLRCSLAATVYFIWKEEM